In Pseudomonas hamedanensis, a single window of DNA contains:
- a CDS encoding phage tail sheath protein: MAEVLNFEHNGITVNATESPEAMGGLGDNVIGLVGTAPNADPLIPRNAPFRINSFTTHALLDPSGAEEGTLYHAVYQILKVVKVPVYVVIVEAGATPADTVNAVIGGVEPATGRKLGLAALGSVPEDLTIIGAPGFTGSKAVAGEFASFGKRIKARVVLDGKDVSVADQVLYSQELGGAELGFDRCLVVHNMPAVYSKAAKKNVFLAPSSLAIAALAKVKQWESPGNQVTFAEDVSRVVEYNILDTSTEGDLLNRYGVSYYARTVLGGFSLLGNRSITGKFISYVGLEDAISRKLVKAGQKAMAKNLTKSFMDQEVKRINDWLQTLVADETIPGGSVYLHPELNSVEKYKNGTWYVVIDYGRYAPNEHMVYQLNARDEIIEQFLEDVL, from the coding sequence ATGGCTGAGGTTCTTAACTTCGAGCACAACGGCATTACCGTCAATGCCACCGAATCCCCCGAGGCCATGGGTGGCCTGGGTGACAACGTCATTGGTCTGGTCGGCACCGCGCCGAACGCCGATCCGCTGATTCCGCGCAACGCGCCGTTTCGCATCAACAGCTTTACCACCCACGCGCTGCTCGATCCGAGCGGGGCGGAGGAGGGCACGCTGTACCACGCGGTTTACCAGATCCTCAAAGTAGTCAAGGTGCCGGTGTACGTGGTCATCGTCGAAGCGGGCGCGACTCCGGCTGACACCGTCAATGCGGTGATTGGCGGCGTCGAGCCGGCGACCGGTCGCAAGCTCGGTCTGGCCGCACTGGGCAGCGTCCCGGAAGACCTGACGATCATCGGCGCGCCGGGCTTTACCGGCAGCAAAGCGGTGGCCGGTGAATTCGCCTCGTTCGGCAAGCGCATCAAGGCCCGTGTGGTGCTGGACGGCAAGGACGTTTCGGTGGCCGATCAGGTGCTGTACAGCCAGGAACTCGGCGGCGCCGAGCTTGGTTTCGACCGTTGCCTGGTGGTGCACAACATGCCAGCGGTGTACTCGAAAGCGGCGAAGAAAAACGTCTTCCTTGCACCGTCCAGTCTGGCGATTGCCGCGCTGGCCAAGGTCAAGCAATGGGAAAGCCCGGGCAACCAGGTGACCTTCGCCGAAGATGTTTCGCGGGTCGTCGAATACAACATCCTCGACACCTCTACCGAAGGCGATCTGCTCAACCGCTACGGCGTCAGCTACTACGCCCGCACCGTGCTCGGTGGCTTCTCGCTGCTGGGTAACCGCTCGATCACCGGCAAGTTCATCAGCTACGTCGGCCTCGAAGATGCGATCAGCCGCAAGCTGGTGAAGGCTGGTCAGAAAGCCATGGCCAAGAACCTGACCAAGTCGTTCATGGATCAGGAGGTCAAGCGCATCAACGACTGGCTGCAAACCCTGGTCGCCGACGAAACCATCCCAGGCGGCAGCGTGTATCTGCACCCGGAACTCAACAGCGTCGAGAAATACAAGAACGGCACCTGGTACGTGGTCATCGACTACGGCCGCTACGCGCCGAACGAACACATGGTTTATCAACTCAACGCCCGCGATGAAATCATCGAGCAGTTCCTGGAGGACGTTCTCTAA
- a CDS encoding phage major tail tube protein produces the protein MFTNRVRQAIAATLQGLPLSATVEEFTPPKIEFEMENMTGGRFIIEEMAKSAKALGATLKLQGMGAEVMLALGVKLGDDILLNVREAGQDQDGNTWFTYHTVGGKLKSLAEDAVKMGGKAITTLELSCRTYNRLENGVPVIDIDVRTQKFVLNGVDILGDARRAVLMP, from the coding sequence ATGTTTACCAACCGCGTAAGACAGGCCATCGCGGCCACCCTGCAAGGCCTGCCGTTGTCGGCGACCGTTGAGGAATTCACTCCGCCGAAAATCGAATTCGAGATGGAGAACATGACGGGTGGCCGTTTCATCATCGAAGAAATGGCCAAGAGTGCCAAAGCTTTGGGCGCCACACTCAAGCTGCAAGGCATGGGCGCCGAAGTCATGCTCGCGCTGGGTGTGAAGCTGGGCGACGACATCCTGCTGAACGTGCGTGAGGCCGGTCAGGATCAGGACGGCAACACCTGGTTTACCTACCACACCGTTGGCGGCAAGCTGAAATCGCTGGCTGAAGACGCCGTGAAAATGGGCGGCAAAGCCATCACCACGCTTGAGCTGTCCTGCCGCACCTACAACCGTCTGGAAAACGGCGTGCCGGTGATCGACATCGACGTGCGCACGCAAAAGTTCGTGCTCAACGGCGTCGACATCCTCGGTGATGCACGGCGTGCGGTGTTGATGCCGTAA
- a CDS encoding phage tail tube protein codes for MGQLIAGTCYVKVDGAQLTINGGCEAPLMAVKRETVVPGFYKETDIAPSFKVTALHTADFPLKKLIEGTDITVTCEFSNGKVYVLAGAYLVEEPVSKGDDATIELKFEGIKGTWQ; via the coding sequence ATGGGTCAACTGATTGCAGGCACCTGCTACGTCAAGGTCGACGGCGCGCAACTGACCATCAATGGCGGCTGCGAAGCCCCGCTGATGGCGGTCAAACGCGAAACCGTCGTGCCCGGCTTCTACAAGGAAACCGACATTGCGCCGTCGTTCAAAGTGACCGCGCTGCACACCGCCGACTTCCCGCTGAAGAAGCTGATCGAAGGCACCGACATCACCGTCACCTGCGAATTCAGCAACGGCAAAGTCTACGTGCTGGCCGGTGCGTACCTGGTCGAAGAGCCAGTCTCCAAAGGCGATGACGCCACCATCGAGCTGAAATTCGAAGGCATCAAGGGGACCTGGCAATGA
- a CDS encoding DUF2635 domain-containing protein produces the protein MSNRITVLPAAGRVVPDPEAGDLLPAEGREVLDSAWWRRRLADGDITIKTAKAAKPQGAK, from the coding sequence ATGAGCAACCGCATCACCGTACTGCCGGCCGCTGGCCGTGTTGTGCCTGACCCGGAGGCGGGCGATCTGCTGCCCGCCGAGGGCCGTGAAGTGCTGGACAGCGCCTGGTGGCGCCGGCGTCTGGCCGACGGCGATATCACCATTAAAACCGCGAAAGCGGCTAAACCACAGGGAGCCAAATAA
- a CDS encoding phage tail sheath subtilisin-like domain-containing protein, whose protein sequence is MAIGFSNIPADIRVPLFYAEMDNSAANSATSAMRRLIVAQVNDNIAPSEVGKLVLVSSVALAKSIGGQGSMLASMYETFRKADPIGEIWCLPLHNSEGAIAKGVLTLTGTATQAGVLNLYVGGVRVQATVVNGATAAQAATALAQKINATADLPVSAAAAEGVVTLTAKWTGDSGNDISLQFNRLGKSNGEDTPAGLTTAITAMTGGAGVPDQIAAVAALGDEPFEFIALPWSDLATLNTWQAVMDDSTGRWSWAKQLFGHVYSAKRGTVGTLVAAGQARNDQHMTIQALEPGVPQPFWVQAAALAARTAVFISADASRPTQSGSLPGVDPAPASERFTLTERQSLLNYGIATAYYEGGYVRIQRSITTYQKNAYGQADNSYLDSETMHQSAFIVRRLQSVITSKYGRHKLASDGTRFGAGQPIVTPATIRGELIAQYAKLELEGHVENAELFAEHLIVERDVQDPSRVNVLFPPDYINGLRVFALLNQFRLQYDDAA, encoded by the coding sequence ATGGCGATCGGATTCAGCAACATCCCCGCGGACATTCGTGTACCGCTGTTCTATGCCGAGATGGACAACTCGGCCGCCAATAGCGCGACCTCGGCCATGCGCCGCTTGATCGTCGCCCAGGTCAACGACAACATCGCCCCGAGCGAAGTCGGCAAACTGGTGCTGGTGTCCAGCGTGGCGCTGGCGAAAAGTATCGGCGGCCAAGGCTCGATGCTCGCTTCGATGTACGAGACCTTCCGCAAGGCCGACCCGATCGGCGAGATCTGGTGCCTGCCGCTGCATAACAGCGAAGGTGCGATTGCCAAGGGCGTGTTGACCCTGACCGGCACTGCGACTCAGGCCGGCGTGCTCAATCTGTATGTTGGCGGCGTGCGTGTGCAGGCCACCGTGGTCAACGGTGCCACCGCTGCACAGGCGGCCACCGCCCTGGCGCAGAAAATCAACGCCACCGCCGACCTGCCGGTCAGCGCTGCAGCTGCCGAAGGTGTGGTCACGCTGACGGCCAAATGGACTGGCGACAGCGGCAACGACATCAGCCTGCAATTCAATCGCCTGGGCAAGAGCAACGGCGAAGACACCCCGGCCGGCCTGACCACCGCGATCACCGCCATGACCGGCGGCGCCGGCGTGCCGGATCAGATCGCCGCCGTTGCGGCACTGGGCGATGAGCCGTTCGAATTCATCGCACTGCCATGGTCCGATCTGGCAACCCTGAACACTTGGCAAGCGGTCATGGACGACAGCACCGGTCGCTGGTCGTGGGCCAAGCAATTGTTCGGTCACGTCTACAGTGCCAAGCGCGGCACCGTCGGCACGCTGGTTGCCGCCGGGCAAGCACGCAACGATCAACACATGACCATTCAGGCGCTGGAACCGGGCGTGCCGCAACCGTTCTGGGTCCAGGCCGCCGCACTGGCGGCGCGCACTGCGGTGTTCATCTCCGCCGATGCCAGCCGTCCGACCCAAAGCGGCAGCCTGCCAGGCGTCGATCCGGCACCGGCCAGCGAGCGCTTCACCCTGACCGAGCGTCAGTCGCTGCTCAATTACGGCATTGCCACCGCGTACTACGAAGGCGGTTACGTGCGCATTCAGCGTTCGATCACCACCTACCAGAAGAACGCTTATGGCCAGGCCGACAACTCGTATCTGGACAGCGAAACCATGCACCAGTCGGCGTTCATCGTGCGTCGTCTGCAAAGCGTGATCACCAGCAAATATGGCCGGCACAAACTGGCTTCCGACGGCACCCGTTTCGGCGCCGGTCAACCGATCGTCACGCCGGCGACCATTCGCGGTGAGCTGATCGCGCAGTACGCCAAGCTCGAACTGGAAGGCCACGTCGAAAACGCCGAGCTGTTCGCCGAACACCTGATCGTCGAGCGCGACGTGCAGGACCCGAGCCGCGTGAACGTGCTGTTCCCGCCGGACTACATCAACGGTCTGCGCGTGTTCGCACTGCTCAACCAATTCCGTCTGCAGTACGACGACGCCGCCTGA
- a CDS encoding phage tail terminator protein, which translates to MKITPILTQLRGQCPGLANHISVGVDLALLQGNPDLPTPSAHVLPLADLAGGSSAQNLITQPIRERFEVVLVLDATDATTALDLLHELRAELWRALVGFKVDSDYSAIVYDGGELVSINSSRVFYRLGFYAEFQLGRNLPSQLAESWHERELDGLSSFTGATVRVDAIDPADPNLKRPGPDGRVEMTFSGDVTP; encoded by the coding sequence ATGAAGATCACCCCGATCCTCACGCAACTGCGTGGGCAATGCCCTGGGCTTGCCAATCATATTTCGGTGGGTGTCGATCTGGCGTTGCTGCAAGGCAACCCGGATCTGCCGACACCCTCGGCCCATGTGCTGCCACTGGCCGACCTGGCCGGTGGCAGCTCCGCTCAAAATCTCATCACCCAACCGATCCGCGAGCGCTTTGAAGTCGTCCTCGTGCTTGACGCAACCGACGCGACAACAGCGCTGGATCTGTTGCACGAGCTGCGCGCCGAGCTGTGGCGCGCATTGGTGGGGTTCAAAGTGGATTCCGACTACAGCGCCATCGTTTATGACGGCGGTGAGCTGGTCTCGATCAACAGCAGCCGCGTCTTCTACCGGCTGGGCTTTTATGCCGAGTTCCAACTTGGCCGCAATCTGCCGAGCCAGCTTGCGGAGAGTTGGCATGAACGCGAACTGGACGGTTTGTCGTCCTTTACCGGGGCCACGGTGCGGGTCGATGCGATCGATCCGGCCGACCCCAACCTGAAACGCCCGGGCCCTGATGGACGGGTGGAAATGACTTTCTCTGGAGACGTAACCCCATGA
- a CDS encoding phage tail assembly protein, translating into MSWMPPKHELLSPITGDDGSQIETIQLKPLFYAAQKDALERAGDDEDDQFFELALLATGLSVKELDQLKRPDYVSIAQYVHEMSTRPSSFFLEQVEDAEKSADPDHVQLLQPLAITGRTVSSLSLEMPVLRATKVMKKLKTANERAEFITAHCTGLMIPDLAQLTVPDWTQLQVRIDDFLNQPAAYFRNATSK; encoded by the coding sequence ATGTCGTGGATGCCACCCAAACACGAACTGCTGTCGCCGATCACCGGCGACGACGGTTCGCAGATCGAAACGATCCAGCTCAAACCGCTGTTCTACGCTGCACAAAAGGACGCACTGGAACGCGCCGGCGACGATGAAGACGATCAGTTTTTTGAACTGGCGCTGCTCGCCACAGGGCTGTCGGTCAAGGAACTCGACCAGCTCAAGCGCCCTGACTACGTGAGCATTGCGCAGTACGTTCACGAGATGTCGACCCGGCCGAGTTCGTTCTTTCTCGAGCAGGTCGAAGACGCTGAAAAGTCCGCCGACCCCGATCACGTTCAACTGCTGCAACCGCTCGCCATCACCGGCCGTACCGTGAGTTCGCTGAGCCTGGAAATGCCCGTGCTGCGCGCCACCAAAGTGATGAAGAAACTGAAAACGGCCAACGAACGCGCCGAGTTCATCACCGCCCATTGCACCGGCCTGATGATCCCTGATCTGGCCCAGTTGACCGTCCCCGACTGGACGCAGTTGCAGGTGCGCATCGACGATTTTTTAAACCAGCCGGCGGCCTACTTTCGGAACGCGACATCGAAGTAA
- a CDS encoding phage tail protein produces MKQQMALGSFIFGLSRDFAYHSFARKSDGGWTEIQILTSKPKSSQTGQKPQTLTITGKSMYAVAMDRLDELRALQALRVPLPLIDGIGRNWGLWRISNISETQSQIIDDGTAMVVDWVIELAEFNNA; encoded by the coding sequence ATGAAACAACAAATGGCACTGGGCAGTTTCATCTTCGGCCTGTCGCGCGACTTTGCGTATCACTCGTTTGCGCGCAAATCGGACGGCGGCTGGACCGAAATCCAGATCCTCACCAGCAAACCCAAGTCCAGTCAGACCGGACAGAAACCGCAAACCCTGACCATCACCGGCAAATCGATGTACGCCGTGGCCATGGACCGGCTCGATGAATTGCGCGCCTTGCAGGCGCTGCGCGTGCCGTTGCCGCTGATCGATGGCATCGGGCGCAACTGGGGCTTGTGGCGAATCAGCAATATTTCGGAAACCCAAAGCCAGATCATCGATGACGGCACGGCAATGGTGGTCGATTGGGTCATCGAACTGGCGGAGTTCAACAATGCGTAA
- a CDS encoding phage tail tape measure protein codes for MAESQYALRLTDINGSTMFIDTGLDSGQPASETLAKPLAELKLAIVNVGQDIRLLIKEQIKLREVLAAQQSLSKGSAPASAAASEPTSKPKAEMEQRPLPGFLQSSAALQSAMAQLRQIPGIGSDLKGMEQANLELAAEKSVAASGATVVDLANVEYAAARSGVAANLTGDAKQQALLDFGRDAAVNATAFGIGLKDAGEMLAAWRTSLKLDRERSRNLADATSHLGKNSLKATAADIGSVLQNSSEAGITAGIAPEHLAALAAALLNADADKNAAGNSVNTISAALAKGAKGSAAERAAWKSLGLQPDTLTDDVPQALATALQALKKKPASQQSALLKTLFNGDEGVRKLLEKPEEVEKSFSMITATKPVDSQSALLKSLSYGREGVRSLMNVSGDTQAAPSPLPLQGPTHSLEPQYKGSVQRSASEAQDTTQSSGNALNASLNRLAIAVAPNAGASMDFITDKINGVAEVAEANPKTASVLAAAAAGLSAIVALLLAKAADNFSGMVLKSAAARLPAGLGKWIADLSKAEPADGSNDESQKGSPTKVKSAGQGSRVAGTKPRTGRKGRGRGAATRGNDLTRAPEVASPLLPGSGSMPGGLMSFSGSSGLRPPVAAPLSGSYAKAGSLLAKRAPPLRLLSAGYELVNGVMQGDTRAVVSSGASLAGSSAGAAVGAALGTLILPGVGTAIGGWLGSMAGGAIGESLGDKLGTQVDRLRSPEQVSKELTGNPVSPASETANQPVTFNSTINISGQDLASAQALANLVVQTTMGQLGQIMPSNLLATRRDAALTDGAAT; via the coding sequence ATGGCAGAGAGTCAATATGCGCTCAGGCTGACCGACATCAATGGCAGCACCATGTTCATCGACACGGGCCTGGACAGTGGGCAACCGGCAAGCGAAACGCTCGCCAAACCGCTGGCAGAGTTGAAACTGGCAATCGTGAATGTGGGTCAAGACATCCGGCTGCTGATCAAGGAGCAGATCAAGCTTCGGGAGGTGCTGGCCGCACAGCAGTCGCTTTCAAAGGGCAGTGCACCGGCATCCGCGGCCGCGAGCGAACCGACTTCCAAGCCAAAGGCAGAGATGGAGCAACGGCCGCTTCCCGGTTTTCTCCAGTCTTCCGCGGCGCTGCAATCGGCCATGGCGCAACTGCGGCAAATCCCGGGTATTGGTAGCGACCTCAAGGGCATGGAGCAGGCCAATCTCGAGTTGGCCGCTGAAAAATCGGTAGCGGCCAGTGGGGCCACTGTTGTCGATCTGGCAAACGTTGAATATGCCGCAGCAAGGTCCGGTGTGGCGGCCAATCTCACCGGTGATGCGAAACAACAGGCACTGCTGGACTTCGGTCGTGACGCGGCAGTCAACGCGACGGCCTTCGGAATTGGGCTCAAAGACGCAGGAGAGATGCTGGCGGCCTGGCGCACCTCGCTGAAACTGGACCGTGAGCGAAGCCGCAATCTGGCTGACGCGACCAGTCATCTGGGCAAAAACTCCCTCAAAGCCACGGCGGCCGATATCGGCTCGGTGCTGCAAAACTCCAGTGAGGCCGGCATCACGGCAGGCATTGCTCCCGAACACCTGGCGGCCCTTGCGGCAGCGTTGCTCAATGCCGATGCGGATAAGAACGCCGCCGGCAACTCGGTCAACACCATCAGTGCAGCGCTGGCCAAAGGCGCCAAGGGATCCGCCGCCGAGCGTGCTGCCTGGAAGTCACTCGGATTGCAGCCAGACACCCTTACTGACGACGTGCCGCAAGCCCTGGCCACGGCGCTGCAAGCGCTGAAGAAAAAACCGGCCAGTCAGCAATCAGCGTTGCTCAAAACCTTGTTCAACGGTGACGAGGGCGTGCGCAAACTGCTGGAAAAACCGGAGGAGGTCGAAAAGTCATTTTCGATGATCACCGCCACAAAACCTGTCGATAGCCAGTCAGCACTGCTGAAGTCGCTGTCCTATGGCAGGGAAGGCGTGCGGTCGCTGATGAACGTGTCGGGCGACACGCAGGCGGCACCTTCACCGTTGCCTCTTCAAGGGCCGACCCACAGCCTCGAGCCGCAATACAAAGGTTCGGTGCAACGCTCGGCGAGTGAGGCGCAGGACACCACTCAATCGAGTGGGAACGCCTTGAACGCCAGTCTCAATCGTTTGGCGATAGCCGTGGCGCCGAATGCCGGCGCGAGCATGGACTTCATCACCGATAAGATTAATGGTGTGGCCGAGGTGGCCGAAGCCAACCCTAAAACGGCTTCGGTTCTGGCGGCGGCAGCGGCCGGGCTTAGCGCAATTGTTGCACTCTTGCTGGCAAAAGCTGCCGATAACTTCAGTGGCATGGTGCTCAAGAGTGCGGCGGCCAGGCTACCCGCAGGCCTTGGCAAATGGATTGCCGATTTGTCCAAGGCCGAACCGGCTGACGGATCGAATGATGAGTCGCAAAAGGGCTCTCCAACCAAGGTAAAGTCTGCAGGCCAGGGGTCTCGTGTAGCAGGTACAAAGCCGCGGACTGGCCGTAAGGGCCGTGGCCGAGGCGCTGCCACGCGCGGCAATGACCTCACCCGTGCGCCTGAAGTCGCGTCTCCCTTGCTGCCTGGCAGTGGATCGATGCCCGGCGGCCTGATGTCATTCAGCGGCTCATCGGGTTTGCGTCCGCCAGTTGCGGCTCCGTTGTCCGGGTCGTATGCCAAGGCTGGTTCATTGCTCGCCAAAAGAGCGCCACCTCTGCGCTTGCTCAGTGCCGGTTATGAATTGGTGAACGGCGTCATGCAGGGCGATACCCGCGCAGTGGTTTCCTCGGGTGCATCGTTGGCCGGATCGTCGGCTGGCGCCGCCGTCGGTGCAGCGCTGGGCACTTTGATCCTGCCAGGCGTGGGGACAGCAATTGGTGGCTGGCTGGGAAGCATGGCAGGTGGTGCGATAGGCGAATCACTGGGCGACAAGCTGGGAACGCAAGTCGACCGGCTGCGCTCTCCCGAACAGGTCAGTAAAGAGCTGACGGGAAATCCGGTGTCACCTGCCAGCGAAACCGCCAATCAGCCTGTCACCTTCAATTCCACCATCAATATCAGTGGCCAGGATCTGGCCAGCGCCCAGGCACTCGCCAATCTGGTGGTGCAAACAACGATGGGGCAATTGGGCCAGATCATGCCGTCCAACCTCCTCGCTACCCGCCGCGACGCAGCCCTCACCGATGGAGCCGCCACATGA
- a CDS encoding DUF4376 domain-containing protein, whose product MKFATFNETGELTGRYDSALHSVIPEEAIELSDELFLATRTDQTGAWKWVDGQVVKVPFAVAEPNYPELFAATRFLHETRGIAVEGLKVETTRDSQALIASTCLSAVIDPEYACNFKTLNGFVELRAIQILSIAKAVRAHVQACFDKELDLLRSLEAGTYTDDMLGEGWPDSLSTVFTDPY is encoded by the coding sequence ATGAAGTTTGCAACATTTAATGAGACCGGTGAGTTGACCGGGCGTTATGACTCGGCCCTGCACTCAGTCATTCCTGAGGAAGCGATCGAACTGAGCGATGAACTTTTCCTGGCGACCAGAACCGATCAAACCGGCGCTTGGAAATGGGTGGATGGGCAAGTCGTCAAAGTACCGTTTGCCGTAGCGGAGCCGAATTATCCCGAACTGTTCGCGGCAACTCGGTTTCTGCATGAAACGCGTGGTATCGCCGTAGAGGGATTGAAAGTCGAAACAACACGCGACAGTCAGGCATTGATTGCCAGCACCTGTCTTTCGGCCGTTATCGATCCTGAATATGCCTGCAATTTCAAAACGCTCAACGGTTTCGTGGAATTACGCGCGATTCAGATTCTCTCGATTGCCAAGGCAGTCCGCGCGCATGTGCAGGCCTGTTTCGATAAAGAGCTGGATCTCCTCAGATCGCTAGAGGCTGGCACCTACACCGACGACATGCTTGGTGAGGGTTGGCCAGATTCACTCTCAACCGTGTTTACAGACCCGTACTGA
- a CDS encoding phage tail assembly protein: MSGAVKLQVAIEAHGEPLTELVLRRPTVQEVRAIKALPYKIDKSEEVSLDMDVAAKYIAVCAGIPPSSVNQLDLADLNALSWAVASFFMSAASAPSPT; encoded by the coding sequence ATGAGCGGCGCCGTGAAGCTTCAGGTTGCGATCGAAGCTCACGGCGAGCCCTTGACCGAACTCGTCCTGCGCCGTCCGACGGTGCAGGAAGTGCGAGCGATCAAGGCGCTGCCGTACAAGATCGACAAGAGCGAAGAAGTCAGCCTCGACATGGACGTGGCGGCCAAATACATCGCCGTGTGCGCCGGCATTCCGCCGTCGTCGGTCAACCAGCTGGACCTGGCTGACCTCAACGCGCTGAGCTGGGCCGTTGCGAGTTTTTTCATGAGTGCGGCGTCGGCGCCATCACCGACCTGA
- a CDS encoding phage late control D family protein, which translates to MALGFTPAVNIYGDNSALINQRLISWEHIDAAGFESDQLTLTIDLEGLEGLPSLGGKIGLEIGYRETGMVDKGLFKVTRLTPTLFPFRLTLVATAAPFSAADETGFKERRTASHGPTTLGGLFRGLVERHGFSPRVAPEVSLIRIAHVDQSNETDMGFLTRLAKKYNVVAKPYGDVYVLARPGQTKSLSGQVLPDVRLSVTHNNRPGDAAFISATLEESAREQAKGCKTCFWDAAAGLLRWVETGIAPFKILRQKQPSEADAIAVGEGEVRKMLRQKYKVKITCPGDPRLAAEGLILLDDTWPDFMRGRWSIDKVTASGNRENSYRCLIDASGLDSKASP; encoded by the coding sequence ATGGCACTGGGATTCACGCCGGCAGTAAACATTTACGGGGACAACTCAGCGTTGATCAATCAGCGCCTGATCAGTTGGGAGCACATCGACGCTGCCGGTTTCGAGTCAGATCAACTGACGTTGACCATCGACCTTGAGGGCCTTGAAGGGCTGCCGAGTCTGGGCGGAAAGATCGGCCTGGAAATCGGTTATCGAGAAACCGGAATGGTCGATAAAGGCCTGTTCAAAGTGACGCGCCTGACGCCGACACTGTTTCCGTTTCGCCTGACCCTGGTCGCCACTGCGGCGCCGTTCAGCGCCGCAGACGAGACCGGCTTCAAAGAACGGCGCACTGCCAGTCATGGGCCGACCACACTGGGTGGACTGTTTCGTGGACTGGTCGAGCGGCACGGCTTTTCGCCGCGTGTCGCACCGGAAGTTTCGTTGATCAGGATCGCCCACGTCGACCAGTCCAACGAGACCGACATGGGCTTTCTGACGCGCCTGGCAAAGAAGTACAACGTGGTCGCCAAACCCTACGGCGACGTCTACGTGCTGGCGCGTCCGGGCCAGACCAAATCGCTGTCGGGGCAAGTACTGCCCGACGTGCGTTTGTCGGTCACCCACAACAATCGTCCCGGCGACGCGGCGTTCATCAGCGCCACCCTGGAAGAGTCTGCCCGTGAGCAGGCCAAGGGCTGCAAGACGTGTTTCTGGGATGCGGCGGCCGGGTTGTTGCGCTGGGTCGAAACCGGAATTGCGCCGTTCAAGATCTTGCGCCAGAAGCAGCCCAGCGAAGCCGATGCCATCGCGGTCGGTGAGGGCGAGGTGCGCAAGATGCTGCGCCAGAAGTACAAGGTAAAAATCACCTGTCCGGGCGATCCGCGACTGGCAGCCGAAGGCCTGATATTGCTCGATGACACCTGGCCGGACTTCATGCGTGGGCGCTGGTCGATCGACAAGGTCACCGCCAGTGGCAATCGCGAAAACAGCTATCGCTGCCTGATTGATGCTTCGGGCCTGGATTCGAAGGCATCCCCCTGA
- a CDS encoding tail protein X, translated as MRKVRSVAGDSVNLLLYRETGRSDDAAEDALWKLNPTLAEYGPVLPAGVWVVLPELDVKPAVIKAASAWD; from the coding sequence ATGCGTAAGGTACGAAGCGTGGCCGGTGATTCGGTGAATCTGTTGCTCTACCGGGAAACCGGGCGCAGCGATGATGCCGCCGAAGACGCACTGTGGAAGCTCAACCCGACCCTTGCCGAATACGGACCGGTTCTGCCTGCGGGCGTCTGGGTCGTGCTGCCGGAACTGGATGTGAAACCCGCCGTGATCAAAGCGGCATCGGCCTGGGATTAA